The Syngnathus typhle isolate RoL2023-S1 ecotype Sweden linkage group LG14, RoL_Styp_1.0, whole genome shotgun sequence genome segment GTGTACTTTATGGACCATATGTATGACATATAGTTAGGCAAATACTAATTTTACTTATTTATACTTAATAAAAACGTGTGAATTCCTTGACTTGGCAAGTTGAGCGTTCACGTGGGCGTGGTCTAACGAAGCAAGTCGTATACGTTCATAAGTCACATGATACGAATGAACACCTTAACTTTTTCGTTTCTCTTTTTCAATCGATACGCGTGTTAATCTCTTTAGAGCCTTGTGCCAGATTCAAGCGTCTGGCAAAGTTTTGTAACAAGCTTAAAAGTGATACGATAAGAAGCCTTTCAGTTTATTAGCGAGTTTGCTACGGAAGCCGTTTGCTTAGCAGTGGTTGCTAAGGGGTTAGCTTCATTCAGGTGGCAGCTGTCGCTTGTTCTGTGACCGCCTCGTCCAATAAGTCTTTGAGTGCGCGGTTTCCTCTCCCGCGTCATGGCCAAAGTGCTCTCCGTAGATACTTTGAGAAAACCCgctgtttttttacattcaagATGGTTCTGCTGGCCATTAAGCAGGCGAAAATACGGCAGCAATGACGAGACTTCTTCCTCGTCGTCATCACAGTATTTGCACAGAAGCCTTGTGCCTACTATGCACTACCAGAAGAGTTTACCAAGGTAACAACGCCACTTTAAATCTCCACAAGGTGACACGAGTGTTATGCGTTCTCGCTGAATGGAGGTGAAAGTGCATACTCGAAATCACCTTGCAGACGTAAGAGGGTGCTGTTTTGCTCATTCAGTCAACACTCGCATAAGCAacacttaaaaacaaacaactacTTTGTACCATGCGATTGCTTGGCGACTACTCCAGGGCTCCTCTATATTACCTTTACGTTGCCATGCTGCTGCCTGGTCCAGGTTGCCTGTGCCAAAACTTGAGGACACCATCAGGAGGTACCTAGCCGCTCAACAGCCTCTCCTGGATGACCAACAATTCAGGTGAACTCCAACTTGACTAAGGAATGAAAAAGGACAACATCACTGCTactttttgagaagattttttaAAGTAAGtttgttcttttagaaacactGAAAGGGTGGCGCAGGACTTCCTGGCTGGTGAAGGAAAAAGGCTTCAAGAGGTGTTGCTGGCCCAAGACAGAAAAAACAAGCACACCAGCTATATTTcaggtaggggtgtaaatcgcgggtttttccACGATACGAtacaatatcgatataaagaactacgatacgatatttgccgatatcttaaagcctgctgcgattcattcacgatatatcgcgatatagtgctctacgatcgatttttttttttttttttaataaaaaatatagaacaatatcctgatttataacaattcatacgcaaaatcaacaaggtactgcaaactctttatttaggaaattacaagagtattgtagtatacaaagtgcttattttaacactgaactttgatgtcgtgttttttctttaaatgtgcggcgagatttgtgctccctgaatatttgatcaccgcatggcaggatttacaaactgcacgtgtcttgtccgttgagccatcttttctttggaatccatagtgcttccaaacgaatgacttgaagcctaaaggggagcaaatttcctcgtctctttggacactagccatagcaccagcccaggagccgcgtactagttgtcgcctcccctttcacgcgcgtgctctgctcacaacacaacaacgccgggcgcactgctcccggagagaggaagcaagcaacaatgaactggatttcaaactaaagtcgcgtctaatgtccgaggtcaaacacggcgatataaatcgatgtttacctttagcatcgatgccaataaatcgtagagcattatatcgattaatcgatgtgtatcgatgtatcgttacacccctaatttcaGGTAATGTTTGTTTGACATATTTGTTCCACACAGGGAAATTCTGTGTGGAGCACAATGATGAGCAAAGCGTGCTGCAAAATGCACTTAATAGATTGGAGTAAATCCACTCATTTAATTCACAACACATTGCCTATCAAATTAATCTAATTAAGTCCTCGACTAAAAGCCATGACAAAACATCTGCTTTCACTTTGCAACACGCCTGCGTACGCATGTATCTTTCAGGCCCGTGGTTCGACATGTACCTGTCGGCGCGTGATCCGGTGGTGCTGAACTTCAACCCCTTCATGTCGCTGAACGACGACCCTAAGACCGAGTACAACGGGCAGCTCGTGCGCGCCAGCAACATGGTGTGCTCGGCCGTGCGCTTCATGAAGACGCTGCGCGCTGGGCTGCTGGAGCCCGAAGTATTCCACCTGGACCCAGCCCGCAGCGACACGGACGCCTTCAAGAAACTGATCCGCTGGGCGCCCACCTCGCTTGCCTGGTACGGCGCCTACATGCTCAAGGCCTTCCCGCTGGACATGTCACAGTACTTCCGCCTTTTCAACTCCACGCGCGTCCCGCACCCCGGCcgggaccagctcttcaccgaCCCCGCCGGGCGGCACCTGCTGGTCATGAGGAAAGGCAACATGTACGTCTTTGACGTGCTCGATCCCGCCGGCAAAATGCTGCCACCGGCTCGGATACGCGACAACCTGAGGTATGTACTCCAATCGTCACACAAAAATAATGTTACGTTCTGCTAGATTTGAACGTTTACAAGAACTCACGGAAATGTCGGTATCAAGCCACCGATACCTAAGGCCAAACAAAATTGACAGGGAGTAAGTCCTTCTCCCGAGTAGTTGGTGCTATGCAACAGCGGTTTGCCACATGGGTCAATCATCACCTGCATCCAAGAGAAATGTCCCCAATGTCgttgtgcaaaataaaattttacatCTCAAAACTTGAGATAAGCGCGTTTCACGTACAAGAGTTAGCGGTTCTCTGTACCAGTCAGTGATCGAGAGTGAATACTCGCACCAGCATAGTGCTGAAGAATCGTACTGTCCAACAGCCCTCTTACGTACGTTTTTTCAGCTTTCAAGGCACTGACCAAGGCGCGTCCACCCGTCCTTAGTCCTCAAGGTGTTTTGCGCTTTTTTAACCCCCCTCAGCTACATCTTGTCAGATGGCACGCCGGCGCCTGACTTCCCGCTGGGGGCACTGACGGCGGAGAACCGTGACGTGTGGGCGGGGCTGAGGGACAAGCTGCTTGCCACTGGCAACGGTGAGGTCCTCAAGACCGTGGACAGCGCCCTCTTCTgcttgtgcctggacgacgtcaCGCTAAGAGACAGCGTGGACGCCTCGCACAACATGCTGCACGGTGACGGCGTCAACAGATGGTAAGCGCACTACTGCGCTCTTGCTCCTCACTCGGTAGACACGTGCACAACTGTAAAGGAAATGGAATAAAAGTGCTGATGAGGGGCGGCATGTGAATGCGTCCTTTTTCGACCCAGGTTTGACAAGTCGTTCAGCATCATTGTGGCCCGCGATGGCCACGCCGCCATCAACTTTGAGCACTCGTGGGGCGACGGCGTGGCCGTGCTGCGCTTTCTCAACGAAATCTACAAAGACACCACTCAGAAGCCGCTCGTGCACCCCGACCAGGCTGCTGCTGGTGCTAGCTCGGCGTCAGATGTGCGCCGGCTAAGCTTCCAGCTGGATGACTCGTTGCGCGATGGCATCAAGAAGGCCAAAGCTGGATTTGACGCCGCCGTGTCCCGGCTCACCATCGACGCCATGCAGTTTACAGGTGAACGCCCCGTTCCGCTGGCGGCCTTTTTCCGCGAGCTACCGGAGCCGCTTTTCACTGAAGAGTCAAGGAAGAATGCAGAATAAATTCTCCAAAGGTATTTCAGATGTAATCCGTATCCTTGCTAACCtcgtcacgttttttttccgcTCCTGTATGACCTTTTTGCATACTTGTCGTACAACTTCATGTTACTTGTGAGGCCACGAGTTGATAGCAGCACAACAAGTCCCGTGGCAAAAGCCTTAAAGGTTTTCATTGAGTCGCGGACAGTGCGTTGAATCACCAAAGGAAAAGAGCTCACGCACATGGTCCTCAACGGCAAAAGTGTTCCTGTAGGTGGTGGCAAGGAGCGTCTGAAGGCGGCCAAGCTGAGCCCGGATGCGGTGGCACAGCTGTCCTTCCAGATGGCCTTCCTGCGGCAGTACGGCCAGACGGTGGCTACCTACGAGTCATGCAGCACGGCCGCCTTCAGGCACGGCCGCACCGAAACCATTCGACCCGCCAGTGCCTTCACCAAGCGCTGCGCTCACGCATTCGTCAACGAGCCGGCCCGACACGCCGCCAGCGAATTGCTGGACATGTTGCGCCACTGCTCGGACTATCACAGCCAACTCACCAAGGAGGCTGCCATGGGTGAGGATCCTGCCCGTTGCGCTTTGCTTGCGTG includes the following:
- the cpt2 gene encoding carnitine O-palmitoyltransferase 2, mitochondrial; this encodes MAKVLSVDTLRKPAVFLHSRWFCWPLSRRKYGSNDETSSSSSSQYLHRSLVPTMHYQKSLPRLPVPKLEDTIRRYLAAQQPLLDDQQFRNTERVAQDFLAGEGKRLQEVLLAQDRKNKHTSYISGPWFDMYLSARDPVVLNFNPFMSLNDDPKTEYNGQLVRASNMVCSAVRFMKTLRAGLLEPEVFHLDPARSDTDAFKKLIRWAPTSLAWYGAYMLKAFPLDMSQYFRLFNSTRVPHPGRDQLFTDPAGRHLLVMRKGNMYVFDVLDPAGKMLPPARIRDNLSYILSDGTPAPDFPLGALTAENRDVWAGLRDKLLATGNGEVLKTVDSALFCLCLDDVTLRDSVDASHNMLHGDGVNRWFDKSFSIIVARDGHAAINFEHSWGDGVAVLRFLNEIYKDTTQKPLVHPDQAAAGASSASDVRRLSFQLDDSLRDGIKKAKAGFDAAVSRLTIDAMQFTGGGKERLKAAKLSPDAVAQLSFQMAFLRQYGQTVATYESCSTAAFRHGRTETIRPASAFTKRCAHAFVNEPARHAASELLDMLRHCSDYHSQLTKEAAMGQGFDRHLFALRCLSAEAWRPPHDLYADPAYAAINHNILSTSTLSSSAVRLGGFAPVVPDGLGVGYGVHDNWIGCNVSGYPARDVPGFLRCVHRSLEDIFNVLDGKALN